The Flavobacterium sp. HJ-32-4 genome contains a region encoding:
- the glyA gene encoding serine hydroxymethyltransferase codes for MRHDKDIFDLILDEQDRQINGLELIASENFVSDQVMEAAGSVLTNKYAEGYPGRRYYGGCEVVDIVEQIAIDRAKALFGAEYANVQPHSGSQANTAVFAACLKPGDKILGFDLSHGGHLTHGSPVNFSGKLYQPVFYGVEKETGRIDYDKMQEIATREQPKMIIAGASAYSRDMDFKRFREIADSVGALLLADISHPAGLIAKGLLNDPIPHCHIVTTTTHKTLRGPRGGLILMGKDFENPWGITGPKGDIRMMSALLDLAVFPGNQGGPLMHIIAAKAVAFGEALSDEFFTYAMQVQKNAKAMAAAFVSRGYDIISGGTDNHMMLIDLRNKGITGKEAENALVKAEITVNKNMVPFDDKSPFVTSGIRVGTPAITTRGLVESDMDKVVELIDRVLSNIQNEAVIEEVAEEVNEMMGERAIFVF; via the coding sequence ATGCGACACGACAAGGATATCTTCGACCTCATACTCGACGAACAAGACCGCCAAATCAATGGATTGGAGCTTATCGCCTCTGAAAATTTCGTCAGCGACCAGGTCATGGAGGCCGCCGGTTCGGTTTTGACGAACAAGTACGCCGAAGGCTATCCCGGACGCCGTTATTACGGTGGTTGTGAAGTCGTCGATATCGTAGAACAAATCGCCATCGACCGCGCCAAGGCACTCTTCGGTGCGGAATATGCCAACGTACAGCCTCACTCAGGTTCACAGGCGAATACTGCTGTGTTTGCTGCCTGCCTGAAGCCGGGCGACAAAATCCTGGGCTTTGACCTGTCGCATGGTGGCCACCTCACCCACGGTTCGCCCGTGAATTTTTCGGGGAAACTCTACCAGCCGGTGTTTTACGGCGTCGAGAAAGAAACAGGCCGTATCGATTATGATAAAATGCAGGAAATCGCCACACGTGAGCAACCCAAAATGATCATCGCGGGTGCGTCGGCGTATTCACGCGACATGGACTTCAAGCGTTTCCGGGAAATTGCCGATAGCGTGGGTGCGCTTTTGCTGGCGGATATCTCGCATCCGGCCGGATTGATCGCAAAAGGACTCTTAAACGACCCGATTCCGCATTGTCACATCGTGACGACAACTACCCATAAAACCCTTCGCGGACCGCGCGGTGGTTTGATCCTCATGGGTAAGGATTTCGAAAATCCGTGGGGTATTACGGGCCCGAAAGGTGATATCCGGATGATGTCGGCCCTACTCGATCTGGCGGTTTTCCCCGGTAACCAGGGTGGTCCGTTGATGCACATCATCGCAGCCAAGGCTGTTGCCTTCGGGGAAGCCTTGTCGGACGAGTTCTTTACCTATGCGATGCAGGTGCAGAAAAATGCCAAGGCGATGGCCGCTGCGTTCGTAAGCCGTGGCTATGACATTATCTCAGGCGGCACCGACAACCACATGATGCTGATCGACCTGCGCAACAAAGGCATCACCGGAAAAGAAGCAGAAAATGCCCTTGTAAAAGCCGAAATCACCGTCAATAAAAATATGGTACCGTTCGACGATAAATCACCGTTCGTGACCTCGGGCATCCGTGTGGGAACTCCGGCTATCACAACCCGCGGATTGGTTGAATCCGACATGGACAAAGTCGTGGAACTGATCGACCGCGTCTTGTCGAATATCCAAAACGAAGCCGTAATTGAGGAAGTGGCCGAAGAAGTAAACGAGATGATGGGCGAACGCGCGATTTTCGTTTTCTAA